In Mucilaginibacter sp. KACC 22063, the genomic stretch TCCTGCAATTGTAATAGTTCGGCATTATTAGCAGTGCGATGCTTCTTTTGCAGGTTGTAAATCATGCTGAGGCGTTGGTTCATTTCATCGGCACGGGCCTCGTCTGTCACGGTGTGCTGCTCTAACTGATCTGCTTCTGCGGCAATATCTTTCAATTCGATCACCACACTATTTAAACGTTCGCGTAATTCAGCAGCGGCATTGCTGTATCTTTCTATTGAACCAAGCTGCTGTGACGCTTCTTTAATCTGTAACAAAGCAGCAGATTCGCCTTCCTGCAAAAGATAAACTGCACCTAAAAGATTCTTCTTAATTTCTTCTGCATTATTTAAGGCATTTAACTCCTGCTCCAGCTCTTCCTGTTCATCAGGCTGTAATTTGGCTTTCTCCAGTTCATCAAACTGAAACTGGTAATAATCCAGATCAGCCTTTGCCTTATCATTATCGGCTATGAGCTGTTGTAGTTTAGCTGTGTTGCTTTTATAACTTTTATACTTCGACTGATAATCTGCCAGTAAAGCAGAATGCTTTGCAACAGCATCTACCACTAATAGCTGAAACGTCGGGTCATTAATTTCGGCTGTGGCATGCTGCGAGTGGATGTCAATCAGTTTTTCGCCTAACTGTTTAAGCAGAGTTAGGTTTACCGGCGTATCGTTAACAAACGCACGCGACTTCCCATCGGCAGAAATCTCACGGCGAAGTATGGTTTCACTTTCATAGTCCAGATCGTTATCTTCAAAAAACTCCTTTAAATGAAAACCCGATATACCGAATTGCCCTTCGATCACGCACTTCTTTTGCTGATTAAAAAAGTACCGGCTTTCTGCACGCTGCCCTAAAATGAGTGACAGTGCGCCAAGTATAATTGATTTACCTGCACCTGTTTCGCCTGTAAGTATGTTCAGGCCGTTATTGAAACTGATTTGCAGGTTATCAATTAATGCGTAATTATTTATGGTGAGCTGTTTAAGCATAAAAAAAGTATCCCCGTTATGAGGATACTAAATTACATATTTAATATACAGTTTAGAAAACTGCAGGTTGTTATGGATTTGCGGGTTCTGGTGCCGGTGCAGGTTTTTCAGTTACTTGCGGAACGTCAGGTACTGCCGGGGCAGTTACCTCTGGCGGAGCAGATAATATAATCGAAGGGTTGTCTTCGTCATTATTAAGATTCATAGCCTTTTCATTCTCTTTCCATGCCTTTACTTTCTTCTTAAATTCATCGCTGTTGGTGTATTGGCGTAGTTTGTCAGTTGCTATTTTTAATTGCTCCTGTTCGCGCTTATATGCCGGGCTGTTTTGGTAATTGCGCATTTGCTCAGAAAGCTTTTGCAGTTTTTCTTTCTGCATTTTAACCATGTCGCTATTAAAAACTTTTCTAAGGCTGTCACCCATCAGCTTTGCCTGGTTAATTTGTGCTTTAAATTCAGCAGACTCATAATGACTGCTAATTTTATTACCCAGATCTTTTAGTTCGTTTGTTTGAGCTGTAATCTCTGCCGGGATATATTTATTTAGCTCTTGCTGATATTTACGGTAGTTTTCGTTATTGCCATTCTTGTAATTGTAATTCTGCGGGATATTATATTTTCGTCTTAATTGAGCATCCTGCTTTTTAAAAGCACTGCTGTTAAAGTAAGTTTCAATGTTTTTGCCTATGGCTTCCATTTTTTTAGATATTTCATGGGTCTCGCCACTGTCACCCCATCTTGCTTCGATCTCTTTACTCAACTTTTCCTGGTTGCGCTGCAGGTTTTTTATCTCATCCCTGTTATAGTATGCTTCCATATCAGCACCTGCCTTTTCCATATCAGCCTGCATTTTTTTGAAGTCTTCGCTCTCAAAATATTTGCTGATGGCATCACCATGTTTTTGTACATCGGCAGATAGCTGTTCAAGTTTCGGATCATTCATGCCTTCTGTGATGAATTCATTATTGACATGAATCGTCCTTTTTCTTTTACCATTATGTGCTGTCTTGCTTTCTGATTTGGTTGTCTTTTTTGTAAGAGTGGTATCTGCTACAATAGCAGCTAAATCCAGCTTTATTTTTTTTACTGATAACCTGCCTTTTGCAATTGATGGGTTAAGCCATGCAATGCAGCTTAAGCTAAAGGCAAGTATGGTGAATGCTAACAGTACTTGTTTAATGTTAGCTGTAGGCTTTTTTGTTTTCATAATTCTTTCAATTCGGTTAAGTAAATGAAACTTGTTTTTTCCAGTGGCGGCAAGTGCAAGCTGCCATTGCTGCACACTGTTTTGTTCGATCTTTAATAAAGCCTGGGCATAAATAAGCGGCTTGCCGGTAAAGTGTACTACCATGTCGTCGCAGCTGTTTTCACGTTCGCGGTTAGCGATACGGCTCATTAAATAAACAAACGGGTTAAAAAACAACACCACCGATATTACCTGCTGCAGCAGGTTGATCAGATAGTCGTTGCGTTTTGCATGGGCCAGTTCATGCAATAAAATAGACTCCACTTCCTGTACAGACAGGTAGTTTACCAAAGAGAGTGGCATTAATATGAGCGGTTTCAGGTAACCGGTGATACAGGGAATACTGATCTTATCTGAACAAAGCAGGGTTACTGTTTTATTCAGTTTAAGCACAGCGCATAAACGATTTACGGTTTGCTGCAACGCATAGTCTGTTTGCGACTGTTGTTTCAGTTGTTGTATCTGTAACCAACCTGTAAGCAGGCGGAGGCTATTAAAAAGTAAACCTATTGCATAGGTAGTGGTAATGTAAGGCAGATAACGGGCTATAGTTAACTCATAACGGTTATTTGAAGATGCTATAGTGTGTTTAATCATTAGCCATAAAGGCAGGTGATTAAAATTTGCTGCCTGTGATGTAAGCTGCCAGCTATAGTTTGATGCCTGGTTAAATAAGGTATACAAAAAGCATACTGCCGATAAAAGTAGGCCTGCATTGGTTATGTGATATTTTGTGTTGGCATTAAAGCCGAACAATCCCGCCAATAAAATGCGTAGTACAAAATAGATCAGCAGGCATTGCCATAAAGAATGAATGATACTTACAGCAACCACTTCGCTTAAATTATGCAGCAACATTTCCATAACTTTTATTTTTCAGGGTTTTCAAACTGGTTCAAATACTTCTTTATAGATTCGATCTCATCGCTTGAGGCACGGTGTGTGCCCAAGGCCTGTATCACTAAGTCGGCAGTGGAACCGGTGAACACGGTATTGATGATCTTGTCCAGCGCACTTTTCTGTGCATCCTTTTTACTTACCAATGCTTTATAGACGTGTGTCTTGGTAGATGTGTTACGGTCAACCAATCCTTTCTCATGCATAATCTGCATTAGCTTAAGGGTAGTAGTATATCCCGAGTCTTTTGATTTCGCCAGTTCTTCATGAACCTCGCGTACGGTGCACTCGCCGCGTTGCCATAAAACCTGCAATATCTCTAACTCACTTTCGGTTACTTTTATCTCACTCATAATATACGAATCTCTTCGTACAAATATCTACGATGGTTTTCGTAAATGCAAATGATTTTTGAAATTAATTTTTTCGGAGTAACTGATATTTAGTTCCGTTAGCCGGGTCGGCTTCTGTAAGGATGTTATAAGCAGAGATACGTTGCTGCGGATCAGCCCCGTTGAAAATATTGATCAGTTCGTTTGCTTTGGCAGAAAAGAAGAGCGTAGGCAGGGTAGCACCGATGCGCAACCTGTCTAACTGTGTTAAGGAGGGTAATAAAGCCAGGATGTTTTTACGGGCCTGGCCTGCGTTGTCAGCCATCAGGTCAAGTCCGTTGCGATGGTAGTCGTAATAAAAGCTTCTTAACGGAATGTATGTTTTATTAGCAAGGTTTTCAGACAACCAGTAACGGTTAATGTTATTGTCAGATCCCCGCCATCCTTTAAAAGAAGATGTTTGTGCGTTGATTACTATGTTTTGGGCATTGGCAAAATAAGGTGTACCGCCATATCTTGAGAAGCTATCATAATCA encodes the following:
- the recN gene encoding DNA repair protein RecN; amino-acid sequence: MLKQLTINNYALIDNLQISFNNGLNILTGETGAGKSIILGALSLILGQRAESRYFFNQQKKCVIEGQFGISGFHLKEFFEDNDLDYESETILRREISADGKSRAFVNDTPVNLTLLKQLGEKLIDIHSQHATAEINDPTFQLLVVDAVAKHSALLADYQSKYKSYKSNTAKLQQLIADNDKAKADLDYYQFQFDELEKAKLQPDEQEELEQELNALNNAEEIKKNLLGAVYLLQEGESAALLQIKEASQQLGSIERYSNAAAELRERLNSVVIELKDIAAEADQLEQHTVTDEARADEMNQRLSMIYNLQKKHRTANNAELLQLQDELSEKIQQAMFGDEAIENLQKEIELQKHELDEIAEQLSANRLKAIPEIEAEVINTLAEMGMGNSLLKIQHQTLSNLTPTGTDQIKFMFTANKGHALAEMSKVASGGELSRLMLSIKSLIARNTALPTIIFDEIDTGVSGEVANKVGQIMEQLAANLQVITITHLPQIASKGNSHYFVFKDNNGDITKTQIRQLSETERVTEIAKMLSGDKPGESALQNARELLNS
- a CDS encoding M56 family metallopeptidase — translated: MEMLLHNLSEVVAVSIIHSLWQCLLIYFVLRILLAGLFGFNANTKYHITNAGLLLSAVCFLYTLFNQASNYSWQLTSQAANFNHLPLWLMIKHTIASSNNRYELTIARYLPYITTTYAIGLLFNSLRLLTGWLQIQQLKQQSQTDYALQQTVNRLCAVLKLNKTVTLLCSDKISIPCITGYLKPLILMPLSLVNYLSVQEVESILLHELAHAKRNDYLINLLQQVISVVLFFNPFVYLMSRIANRERENSCDDMVVHFTGKPLIYAQALLKIEQNSVQQWQLALAATGKNKFHLLNRIERIMKTKKPTANIKQVLLAFTILAFSLSCIAWLNPSIAKGRLSVKKIKLDLAAIVADTTLTKKTTKSESKTAHNGKRKRTIHVNNEFITEGMNDPKLEQLSADVQKHGDAISKYFESEDFKKMQADMEKAGADMEAYYNRDEIKNLQRNQEKLSKEIEARWGDSGETHEISKKMEAIGKNIETYFNSSAFKKQDAQLRRKYNIPQNYNYKNGNNENYRKYQQELNKYIPAEITAQTNELKDLGNKISSHYESAEFKAQINQAKLMGDSLRKVFNSDMVKMQKEKLQKLSEQMRNYQNSPAYKREQEQLKIATDKLRQYTNSDEFKKKVKAWKENEKAMNLNNDEDNPSIILSAPPEVTAPAVPDVPQVTEKPAPAPEPANP
- a CDS encoding BlaI/MecI/CopY family transcriptional regulator, whose translation is MSEIKVTESELEILQVLWQRGECTVREVHEELAKSKDSGYTTTLKLMQIMHEKGLVDRNTSTKTHVYKALVSKKDAQKSALDKIINTVFTGSTADLVIQALGTHRASSDEIESIKKYLNQFENPEK
- the porD gene encoding type IX secretion system protein PorD, which produces MRKLFVCFVMLIAAYTGYAQDLNARVTVVAPKVATTNKRIFESLENAMKDFLNGRKWSVDQILPNERIDCNFLLNVTSWDGSSSFSGELQVQSTRPVYNASYNTTLFTINDKDIDFSYTEGQTIDYNNQTFLNNLSSIMAYYAYIILGFDYDSFSRYGGTPYFANAQNIVINAQTSSFKGWRGSDNNINRYWLSENLANKTYIPLRSFYYDYHRNGLDLMADNAGQARKNILALLPSLTQLDRLRIGATLPTLFFSAKANELINIFNGADPQQRISAYNILTEADPANGTKYQLLRKN